A genomic region of Methanothermobacter thermautotrophicus str. Delta H contains the following coding sequences:
- a CDS encoding ATPase domain-containing protein, with amino-acid sequence MERLKIGINGLDDHRRFPMGRSVLITGEPGCGKTIFGLRFAISSCMEGYNTVYITAEEDANDLHIQANSFGWNTQELEEKGLLNFIELTGIRARITEAELSMDMDPMKGNFTKIIHDIPPEAEVVVIDSLGGYTAKLTAYEFRNQFDLLVYELKQRGITSVIILDSATSKEFNELALFSVYGAIKLGRRENPYTGRRERIMDIVKMRSTKTPLQFLTYEIGGEEGITITEGEEIPEEDMGI; translated from the coding sequence ATGGAGAGGCTGAAGATAGGGATCAATGGACTTGATGATCATAGGCGGTTTCCCATGGGGAGATCTGTTCTGATAACAGGGGAGCCCGGGTGTGGTAAGACCATCTTCGGGCTGCGGTTTGCCATAAGCAGCTGCATGGAGGGTTACAACACCGTCTACATAACAGCAGAGGAGGACGCCAATGACCTCCACATACAGGCAAACTCCTTCGGCTGGAACACCCAGGAGCTGGAGGAGAAGGGACTCCTCAACTTCATAGAACTTACAGGTATAAGGGCGAGGATAACCGAGGCAGAGCTAAGCATGGACATGGACCCCATGAAGGGCAACTTCACCAAGATAATACATGACATACCCCCCGAGGCCGAGGTGGTTGTCATAGACAGTCTGGGTGGCTACACAGCCAAACTCACAGCCTATGAATTCAGGAACCAGTTTGATCTCCTCGTATATGAGCTCAAACAGCGGGGTATAACATCCGTCATAATACTGGACAGTGCAACCTCCAAGGAGTTCAATGAACTTGCTCTCTTCTCGGTATACGGCGCCATAAAACTTGGTAGAAGGGAGAACCCCTACACCGGTCGCAGGGAGCGGATAATGGACATAGTCAAGATGAGAAGCACCAAAACACCCCTCCAGTTCCTCACATATGAGATCGGTGGCGAGGAGGGTATAACCATAACTGAGGGTGAGGAGATCCCTGAAGAGGATATGGGAATCTAA
- the ribB gene encoding 3,4-dihydroxy-2-butanone-4-phosphate synthase, whose protein sequence is MEIVIMIQEALKALRRGEIVLVFDADNRERETDMIVAAEKIKPEHIRIMRNDAGGLICVPVSWENSEKLGIPYMTDIMEEASGRYPVLGKLSPHDIPYDEKSAFSITVNHRKTFTGITDNDRALTIGELAGICRDDRHESFGDLFRSPGHVTLLRAADGHVLRRGGHTEMSIALMEMAGLTGVAVCCEMMDDRTGNSLSTEDAMKYAREHDLIFMSGAELIESYMEFRS, encoded by the coding sequence ATGGAGATTGTGATCATGATTCAGGAAGCCCTTAAAGCACTTAGAAGGGGAGAAATAGTCCTTGTATTTGATGCAGATAACCGTGAAAGAGAAACAGACATGATCGTTGCTGCTGAGAAGATAAAACCGGAGCATATAAGGATCATGAGGAACGACGCCGGGGGACTCATATGTGTGCCTGTCTCCTGGGAAAACTCAGAGAAGCTTGGAATACCCTACATGACCGATATAATGGAGGAGGCGTCAGGGAGGTACCCGGTCCTGGGAAAACTATCCCCCCATGACATACCCTACGATGAGAAGTCCGCCTTCTCCATAACCGTGAATCACAGGAAGACCTTCACCGGTATAACCGACAATGACCGTGCCCTCACCATAGGTGAACTTGCAGGGATCTGCAGGGATGATAGACATGAGAGCTTCGGCGACCTCTTCAGGTCCCCCGGTCATGTCACCCTCCTCAGGGCCGCTGATGGCCATGTACTCAGGAGGGGGGGTCACACCGAGATGAGCATAGCCCTCATGGAAATGGCCGGACTTACCGGTGTTGCTGTCTGCTGTGAGATGATGGATGACAGGACAGGTAACTCTCTTTCAACAGAGGACGCCATGAAATACGCCAGGGAACATGACCTTATTTTCATGAGCGGTGCAGAACTTATTGAATCATACATGGAGTTCAGATCATAG
- a CDS encoding DUF120 domain-containing protein, protein MKSGFGEGAYFITRSVYRDQFREKLGFDPFPGTLNIEVGDPEIVERIREGAPVIQGGGGFGDVLYVKALLNGVVEGAILFPLKTHHRQGCLEFVAPVNLRKTLKLRDGDTVSLDIDTSEIQE, encoded by the coding sequence GTGAAATCAGGTTTCGGTGAGGGGGCCTACTTCATAACCCGTAGCGTATACCGGGACCAGTTCAGGGAAAAACTGGGCTTCGATCCCTTCCCCGGCACCCTCAACATAGAGGTCGGTGACCCTGAAATTGTGGAGAGGATAAGGGAGGGGGCCCCTGTGATACAGGGAGGCGGTGGCTTCGGTGATGTCCTCTACGTTAAGGCCCTGCTCAACGGGGTGGTTGAGGGGGCCATACTCTTCCCCCTTAAGACCCATCACCGGCAGGGGTGTCTTGAATTTGTGGCCCCTGTGAACCTCAGAAAAACCCTTAAATTAAGGGATGGAGATACCGTTAGCCTGGATATAGACACCAGTGAAATTCAGGAATAA
- the sepS gene encoding O-phosphoserine--tRNA ligase encodes MKRKDIVKLSRRDFERAWLESGKSLRKPHHDMQYPRLRFETGKSHVLYDTIWMIREAYLRLGFSEMVNPLLIDEEHIYRQFGPEAPAVLDRCFYLGGLPRPDIGLGTGRIQMIEDMGIDVSDEKLENLKEVFRSYKKGDLSGDDLVLEVSNALEVESHDGLRVLERVFPEIRDLKPVSGRTTLRSHMTSGWFISLQNIHDRYRMPLKLFSIDRCFRREQKEDSSHLMTYHSASCVVVDHEVPLDVGKAVAEGLLEHLGFSRFRFRPDEKKSKYYIPGTQTEVYAYHPLLKEWVEVATFGLYSPIALSMYGIDQEVMNLGVGVERVAMILNQASDVREMVYPQIYGEWRLSDRDIAEMLRINLHPVTSDGRMLMEKIVKTWRAHADAPSPCSFEVYSGEFLGRRIEVSALEVEENTRLLGPAVWNTVYIHDGNILGVPPGTELDSELITRARKEGLNTGITYMEALAAEAAYRIEEMVVSGAEEVEVRSTIARSLSDLNLTLEDTAMRYITGKNREIDLRGPLFSTIRCRLRG; translated from the coding sequence TTGAAAAGAAAGGATATAGTGAAGCTTTCAAGGAGGGACTTTGAAAGGGCATGGCTTGAAAGTGGGAAGAGTCTAAGGAAACCCCACCATGACATGCAGTATCCACGCCTCCGATTCGAAACCGGAAAATCGCACGTACTCTATGATACCATCTGGATGATAAGGGAGGCCTACCTGCGCCTTGGATTCAGTGAAATGGTGAACCCTCTCCTCATAGACGAGGAGCACATATACCGCCAGTTCGGGCCCGAGGCCCCTGCAGTCCTGGACAGGTGCTTCTACCTCGGGGGTCTCCCAAGACCCGATATCGGACTCGGGACCGGGAGGATCCAGATGATAGAGGATATGGGCATAGATGTGTCTGATGAGAAGCTAGAAAACCTGAAGGAGGTCTTCAGGTCATACAAGAAGGGGGATCTTTCAGGGGACGACCTCGTCCTCGAGGTATCCAATGCCCTTGAAGTTGAGAGCCACGACGGTCTGAGGGTCCTTGAGAGGGTCTTCCCTGAGATAAGGGACCTCAAACCAGTCTCAGGGAGAACCACCCTCAGGTCCCACATGACATCAGGATGGTTCATATCACTCCAGAACATCCACGACAGGTACAGGATGCCACTAAAGCTTTTCTCCATCGACCGCTGCTTCCGGAGGGAGCAGAAGGAGGACTCCAGTCACCTGATGACCTATCACTCCGCCTCCTGTGTGGTGGTTGACCATGAGGTCCCCCTTGATGTGGGGAAGGCCGTTGCAGAGGGGCTCCTCGAGCACCTGGGATTTTCAAGGTTCAGGTTCCGCCCAGATGAGAAGAAGTCCAAGTACTACATACCCGGCACCCAGACAGAGGTCTACGCCTACCACCCTCTCCTTAAGGAGTGGGTTGAGGTGGCAACATTCGGCCTCTATTCACCGATAGCCCTTTCCATGTACGGGATAGACCAGGAGGTCATGAACCTTGGGGTGGGGGTTGAAAGGGTTGCCATGATCCTCAACCAGGCAAGCGACGTGCGTGAAATGGTCTACCCCCAGATATACGGTGAATGGCGACTGTCTGACAGGGACATCGCCGAGATGCTCAGGATAAACCTCCACCCTGTAACCTCAGATGGCCGTATGCTCATGGAGAAGATAGTCAAAACCTGGAGGGCCCATGCAGACGCCCCGTCCCCCTGCAGCTTCGAGGTCTACAGTGGGGAATTCCTTGGGCGGAGGATAGAGGTGAGTGCCCTTGAGGTGGAGGAGAACACACGGCTGCTGGGACCCGCAGTATGGAACACCGTTTACATACATGATGGGAACATCCTGGGTGTGCCACCTGGAACCGAGCTCGACAGCGAACTCATCACCAGGGCCAGGAAGGAGGGCCTGAACACCGGTATAACCTACATGGAGGCCCTTGCAGCCGAGGCAGCCTACCGCATAGAGGAGATGGTTGTAAGTGGCGCCGAGGAGGTTGAGGTGAGGAGCACAATAGCAAGATCCCTCTCTGACCTGAACCTCACCCTTGAGGACACCGCCATGAGGTACATAACCGGTAAAAACCGGGAGATCGACCTGAGGGGACCGCTGTTCTCAACAATAAGGTGCAGGTTAAGGGGGTGA
- the tfrA gene encoding fumarate reductase (CoM/CoB) subunit TfrA, with protein MESQVYECDVLIIGSGGAGCRAAIEVSEHNLTPLIVSKGLSFKSGCTGMAEGGYNAAFACVDPEDSPDVHFEDTMRGGGFLNDPQLVRILVDEAPDRLRDLETYGALFDRQESGLLDQRPFGGQTYRRTCYQGDRTGHEMITALKEEVIRRDIETVEEIMITSLLVEEDRVLGAMGVSIRDSSTVAFRASSTILAAGGAGHIYPVTSNTIQKGGDGFSVAWKAGADLIDMEQVQFHPTGMVYPESRRGVLVTEAVRGEGGILLNSEGERFMKRYDPRGELATRDVVARAIYTEIMEGRGTGNGGVYLDVSHLPDEVIEEKLETMLLQFQDVGIDIRSEPMEVAPTAHHFMGGVRIDEWGRTNLRNLFAAGEVTGGVHGANRLGGNALADTQVFGRRAGIAAARNAIKSAPASIKSTVEEEEYRIKSMVAEGSHSPSEIRDRLHEAMWNGVAIVRSRESLESARAVIQDLTTMMGDLNVPETSGFNTYLIEALELENMLVTSSMVVESALIREESRGSHYRKDFPETRPEWLKSIVLNRNRRPGFIERGLKSA; from the coding sequence ATGGAAAGTCAGGTCTATGAATGTGATGTTCTGATAATAGGCTCAGGTGGAGCTGGCTGCAGGGCAGCCATAGAAGTTTCTGAACACAATCTCACGCCATTAATAGTTTCAAAGGGATTATCATTTAAATCAGGGTGCACTGGAATGGCTGAAGGAGGATACAACGCTGCATTTGCATGTGTTGACCCCGAGGACAGTCCGGATGTGCACTTCGAGGACACCATGAGGGGTGGGGGATTCCTCAATGACCCCCAGCTTGTCCGCATACTTGTGGATGAGGCACCCGACAGGTTGAGGGACCTTGAAACATATGGAGCCCTCTTTGACAGACAGGAATCCGGGCTGCTTGACCAGAGGCCCTTTGGGGGGCAGACCTACAGGAGGACATGCTACCAGGGGGACCGCACCGGCCATGAGATGATAACAGCCCTCAAGGAGGAGGTCATACGACGGGATATAGAGACAGTTGAGGAGATCATGATAACATCCCTCCTTGTGGAGGAGGACCGTGTACTGGGAGCCATGGGTGTGTCCATAAGGGACTCAAGCACTGTGGCCTTCAGGGCGTCTTCAACCATCCTGGCAGCCGGTGGGGCCGGTCACATCTACCCCGTTACCTCCAACACCATCCAGAAGGGCGGTGATGGATTTTCAGTGGCATGGAAGGCAGGGGCTGACCTCATAGACATGGAACAGGTCCAGTTCCACCCCACGGGCATGGTCTACCCCGAGTCAAGGAGAGGGGTCCTTGTGACGGAGGCCGTGAGGGGTGAGGGCGGAATACTCCTCAACAGTGAGGGGGAGAGGTTCATGAAGAGATACGACCCCCGCGGCGAACTGGCAACAAGGGATGTTGTTGCAAGGGCAATCTACACCGAGATCATGGAGGGGAGGGGCACCGGGAATGGTGGAGTCTACCTTGATGTCAGCCACCTGCCCGATGAGGTCATAGAGGAGAAGCTTGAGACCATGCTCCTCCAGTTCCAGGATGTTGGTATTGATATAAGGTCCGAGCCAATGGAGGTGGCACCCACAGCACACCACTTCATGGGAGGCGTCAGGATAGATGAGTGGGGCAGGACAAACCTCAGGAACCTCTTTGCAGCCGGTGAGGTTACCGGTGGTGTCCATGGAGCCAACAGACTGGGCGGCAATGCACTGGCGGATACCCAGGTATTCGGAAGGAGGGCCGGGATAGCAGCTGCAAGGAACGCCATCAAATCAGCCCCGGCGTCTATCAAGTCTACTGTTGAGGAGGAGGAATACCGTATAAAGTCAATGGTGGCCGAAGGATCACACAGCCCATCCGAGATAAGGGACAGGCTTCATGAGGCCATGTGGAACGGTGTTGCCATAGTAAGGAGCCGTGAATCCCTTGAATCAGCCAGAGCAGTTATCCAGGACCTCACGACGATGATGGGGGATCTGAATGTCCCTGAGACGTCTGGCTTTAACACCTACCTCATCGAGGCCCTCGAACTTGAAAATATGCTT